CGGAATACGGCTCGGCATCGGACCCGATCGGCCGCGTCAGCTCGTGGATCAGCGCGTACTGGGCGTGGTTGGTGTCCTGGTACTCGTCGACCAGGATGTGCCGGAACCGGCGGCGGTAGACGTCGGCCACTTTCGGGAACGCGCGGAACAGGAACACCGTCTGCCCGATGAGGTCGTCGAAGTCGAACGCGTTCGCCCGCTGCAGTTCGCGCTGGTACGCGGCGAACAGCTCGACGAAGACGCGCTCAGCCGGATCGGACATGTTCGCCGAGCGGGCGTAGGACTCGGCATCCGACAGCTCGTTCTTCAGCTTGGAGATGCGGCTCTGCGTGGCCGCCGGGGTGAGCCCGTAGGCGTCGGCCTCGTGCTCCTTCACCAGCCGCTTGATGAGCGCGCGCGAATCGCCGGAGTCGTAGATCGTGAACGACTTGGTGAAGCCGAACTGCTCGGCCTCGCGCCGCAGGATGCGCACGCAGGCGGAGTGGAACGTCGAGATCCACATGCCGCGCGCCGAGTCGCCGATCAGATTCTCGACGCGCTCGCGCATCTCGCCCGCGGCCTTGTTGGTGAACGTGATCGCGAGGATCTGGCTGGGCCACGCCTCGCGGCCTCGCAGCAGCGACGCGATGCGGCGGGTGAGAACGCTCGTCTTGCCCGAACCGGCGCCGGCGACGATCAGCAGGGCCTGCCCCCGGAACGTCACGGCCTCGCGCTGCTGCGGGTTGAGCCCCGCGAGGAGGTCTTCGTCGGGGCGCGCGCCGGGCTGCTGAGGGCCGTGGTTCGCGCCGACGATGACAGGGACGGATGCCGCGCGCTGCGCGGCCGCGGAGGCGTCGGTCATAGCCCTCTGATTCTAGGCGCGCGGCCCGACACGGGAGCCCAGACCCCGAGTCGCGCTTCAGGGGCCGACCGGATCCCAGTCGCGCCCGAACCAGCGCTTCACACGGGAGGAGCCGAACTCCTTCTTGTCGGCGGCGAGGGTGGGCGAGGGCCCCTGAAGCGTGCCGTTCGGGCGCCCGCCGAAGAACTCGACCTCGACCACACCGACCTCGTCACCGCCGAACTCGATGTAGCAGATCCCCTTGCCGTCGTACCGGTCGTCTCCCCGCCCGCCCCGCAGACGCGCGGCGATGCGTCGCGCAGCGGTCGCCCCCTGCCGCTCGGCGAAGACCCCGGCGCGGGGTGTGCCCACGGCGGCGCAGTCGCCGATGGCGTAGACGTCGGGCCAGGGCGTCTCGAGCGTGAGCGGATCGACGGGAACCCAGCCGTCGACCGTGAGACCCGATGCCTCCACGACGGCCGGCACGCGATGCACGGGCACGCCGAGGTAGAGGTCGAACGGCAGGTCCGTCCCGTCGCTCAGCTTCGCCACCTTCCGATCGGCGTCGAGCGAGCGCACCGATGTCTCGGGATACCACGCGATCCCCCGCTCGGCGAAGGCATCGAGCAGCGCCGCGGACGCATCGGGCGAGGGCGGAATCGGGCGGGGGAACGGCATGACGAGCGCGATCGTCGAAGAATCCCGGATGCCGCGATCCCGCAGCATCTCGTCGAGCAGCAGTGCGGTCTCGCTCGGTGCGGGCGGGCATTTGAACGGACCGGCGGTGATCCCGATCACGACGTCACCGCCGGGGAAGGCGGCGAGCACGTCGCGCGCGGCGAAGGCCCCGGCCTCGCTGTAGAATTCGTGGCCGACCTCGGCCAGGCCGTGCGTGCGCGACACCTCGTAGTCCGCGCCGAGGGCGATCACCAGAACGTCGGCCTCGAACGGTCCCGCAGTGGTCTCGACGCGCTTCGCAGTGGCGTCGACCGCGGTGACGTCGGCGTGAACGAACCTCACTCCGGGCGCCGCGAGATCGACGTACGAGTGACGCACGTGGGCGGCATCCGTTCGCCCGAACATCACGTCGAGCTTCGAGAAGCCGAACACGAACCCCTCGGTGCGATCGATGAGCGTGATGTCGAGCCCGCCGCGGAACTCCGCGGCGAGAGTCGCCGTGAGTTCGAGGCCGCCGAAGCCGGCCCCGAGCACGAGGACGCGAGCAGTCATACGGCACTCCCCTGTGTCGCCTTTCCCCAGTGCGGGTCACTCTACTCGGTGCCCCCACTCGCCAGAACACGCCGCTGCCGCGCGCGATCGTCAGCGTGTTTTGGCGACTCGATCACCGCCCGCACAGCGGGTTCGCGGCATCCGCACGGCATGATCGATTCATGCGCACCATCCTCAACATCATCTGGCTCGTGCTGTCGGGCTTCTGGATGTTCCTCGGCTACCTGCTGGCGGGCGTGATCCTGTGCATCCTGATCCTCACGATCCCGTGGGGCATCGCCTCGTTCCGCATCGGCGTCTTCGCGCTGTGGCCGTTCGGGCGCACCATCGTCGAGAAGCCGCGTTCGGGCGTCGGCTCGTTCCTCGGCAACGTGGTGTGGGTGATCCTCGCGGGCTGGTGGCTCGCGATCGGCCACATCCTCACCGGCGTCGCGATGTGCATCACGATCATCGGCATCCCGCTCGGCATCGCGAGCTTCAAGCTCGTCCCGGTCTCGCTCATGCCGCTCGGCAAGGACATCGTCCGCACCGACGAGGCCCACGCGCTCGTCCGGCACTGACCCGCCCGCCGCGGCATCCGCCGACCCGCACCCTGCGGCGCATAACTCCTGCAGGTTCAGCGCGGCGCGCGGGTTACGCGGCGCAATCACGCGGGCGACGCGTCCGGCCCGACGAAGAATGCAGGAGTTATGCGCCGCGGTCCCGGCTCAGGCGCCCGGCTCAGGCGCCCGGCGCAGGCGCGCGCTCGGCCTACGCGCGCGTCCTGGCTCAGGCGGGAACGGATGCCGCGGCCCGGCGCCGCCACGGGAGCGCGAGCAGCAGACCCGCGACGAAGAGGACGACTCCGACGGCGGCCGCGATCCACGGCGTCTCGGGCGGGATCTCGAGGTAGGTCGTGATGCCGAGGATGCGGGCGAGGCCCCACGGCAGCAGACCCATCTGGTCGTTCCACAGGCTGAGCGCGGTCTCGAGGCCGATCGCACCGATGACCGCGGCCGGGATGGCGAGCGCGGCGCCGATGGCCGCGAGCACGTAGCCGGTGGCCCGGCGTGCGCCGACCTGCGCCGACAGCGCCCAGCCGCCGGCGACGAACACCCACACGAAGAGAGCGAAGGCGACGGCGATGTAGAGCGTGCGGAACACCGGCTCGGTCCAGAAGGCGAACCAGTACCCGCCGGGACCCGAGAACGAGAGGGCGACGAGCGTCACGATGCAGCGGAGCACGACGACCCCGCCGACGGCCGCGATCACCGGCCAGGGCGAACGCCGACGGACGAAGAGCCGCACCACGAGCGCGAAGATCGCCCAGCCCGCGAACACGACGGCGAGGTGCGCCCACGACAGGAACGAGGTCTGCACCGCGCGCGTGGCCACCAGCAGCGCCGCCGGAACGATCAGCAGCAGCCACCGGTCGAGATCGAGCATGCCGAGCGTCGACTCCCGCGCCCGCCACGGGCGGACCGACGCGATCCACGACGCCCGCGCGGCGGCCGCACCGGGGCGACGAACCAATCGGGTGCGGGCGGCGAGCATGCCGATCACGACCCACGCGGCGGCGAGCAGCAGCAGCACCCGCGCGATCCAGGCCATCGCCAGGTCGCGCTCCGCGCGCTCCACGCCCAGCTGCGCCGCCGTGAGGTTGAACGCCGGGTAGTCGATGTTCCCCTCGTAGGTCTCCAGGTGAGCGGCGGCGAGTGCCTCGTACTCGACGCGATCGGCATCCCACCGGGCGTGCGCCTCGGGCGAGAGGGTGTCGTGCCACTGCCCCTGGTGGAGGATCATCGCGCGGTACGCGCCGAGCAGCCGCAGCACGTCGAGTTCGTAGTCGAGCGTTCCCACGAACGCGTCGCGCATCGCGGGGTCGCGCCAGGTGGCGGCATCCGTCCCCGCCACCGCGTCGCGCATGGCTTCCACCGTCTCGACGGCCTCGCGACCGCCGGCGATGACGGACTCGATGTCGCCGTCGGTCGCGTCGCGCGAGATGGCGTAGAGCACGTCGAGGACGGCGGAGTCCCCGGTGAGGATGTCCCACTCGAAGATCCACATCATGGGCGGCGGCTCGAGTCCGATCGCGAAGACGCGCTGATCGGCGAACGCCTCGATGTACATGCCCTGCTCGATCGCGTCGCGCGACAGGTCCATGGCCTGGACGATCGCCGACACCGTCTCGGGGTCGTCCGAGAACCACTGGCGCGCCCATCCGGCCGTGACGTCGGCGACGTCGGTCTCGGGATCGCGGGCGAGCGCCGCGGCGACGACCGTGTCGAGCTCGTACAGCTGCCAGAACCCGGCCTTGAGGTACAGCGTCATCGGACCGGCGCGCCACGGCCCGCCGTCCTGCGTCCACACCCACACGCCCTCGATGTTCGGGTTCGCGGCGAGCAGCGTCTGCAGCGCGTACTGGTATTCGCGGCCGAGGTCGTTGGGGAACGATCCGAAGTTCTCGAACTCGCGACGGCTCTGGAACTCGACGATGCGGCGCTGCTGCCCCTGCTCGAGCGTGTCGTTGAGGGGCAGCCAGCTGTAGAAGTCGCCGAGCGTGTACTTCGTCGAGACGATCAGGGCGGGCGAGTCGATGCCGCCGAGCACCTCCTCGTAGGACTCCGGGTTGGTGTGCATGTCGCCGACGGCGCCCACGCCCACGCTCCACGTGCGGAAGATGACCTCGCGATCGGTCGCCTCGGCCTGCGCACTCAGGGTGGTGAGCATCGCGCGCACGGCGGCGGGGGTGCGCACCGCGAGCTGCGAGTAGTAGTCCCAGCCCTCCACGTCGTACACCTGTCCGGCTTCGCCGATGCGGATCAGGATGCCGTCCAGCGCGGGTTCTGCGGCGTACAGCTCGTCGAGCCCGGCGGCGTACACCTCCCACAGCTCGGGGTTCTCGGTGTCGAGAGATCCGAACGTGTCGACGAGGTAGTCCTCGAGCGGCGTGGTGAGGGTGAGCATGTCGGTGCGCAGGAAGACGTCCATGCCGAGATCGTCGGCGTGCTGCCAGAACGGTCCGAAGGCATCGCGCAGCGCGAGAGCCTGCGCGCGGTGCTCGTCCTCGGACGCGTACACCTCGCCTTCGACGACGTCCTCGAAGGCGACGAACTCGACGAAGCCGGGGAACGCCACCGCGTTGTAGCCGTTGGCGAGGGAATGCCGTACGAACTCGTCGAAGTCGGAGAAGGCCTCGGCGAGCGCCGCCTCGTCGATGTAGGGAGCCTCGGGGAGGAGCACCTGCGCGAACGCCTCGGAGGCGTGCGAGTAGTTGGTGCCCGGCTCCCACGCCGCAGGGTCGGGCTCGACGCCGACGGCGCCCATGTCGACCATGCGGAAGGGCAGGCGGGAGGTGATCTCCTCGCCGAGGTTCTCCGCCACCGGCTGCGCCGTGCGCACCTGGTTCGCGAGGTCGTAGATGCCGCGCACGGCGCCGCTCTCGCTCGCGGCCTCGATGCGCAGTCCGGTCGGCGTGCCGGTGAGCAGGTAGGTGTCGTCGGCGTCGTCCCCCTCGCCCGCGACGACTGTGAGCGACGTCTCGCCCTCGCGCTCCGCCGCGTCGGCGGTGGCCTCGAGCAGACTGTCGATCGCGGCGTCGTAGCGCACGCCCTCCGGGGCATCGACCGTGGTCCAGCGCGGTGCCGGAGCGGGTGCGCCGAGGTCGGGTGCTGTCGGAGCGGCGGGCTCCATCTGCGTCGCGGGCTCGGTGCGGATGCCGAGCGCATCGCCCACCACGACGCCGAGTCCGAGGCCGAGAGCGACCAGCACGACCGAAGTGACGACAGCGAGAACGCCTCGCCGTGTCGCCATCGTCATTGCACTAAGTTACCGCCCCGCGACCAGTGCTTCTGACCGATCTCCGCCTGGCGGATCGATGGTTCCGGGATGCCTCGATCAGCCTCCGCCGAGCGTGCCGCGGACGAGCCCGGCACTCGCGAGTGCGTCGGCCGCGAGCCTGCGCTTCAGCTCGATCGACTGTCCGATCTCCTGGGCGAGCAGCGGGCGCGAGCGGACCAGTTCGTCGACGGTTGCGAGGGGAACGACGAGCACCGTGAGCACGTCGGCCGCGATCGCCGTCGTGAGGGTCCTCTCCCGGGTGAGCGCGGTCTGCCCGACGTAGTCGCCCGGCTCCGCGGTGGCGAACTCGATCCGGCCGCCGTCGACCTCGACCGCGAGTCGCACGCGGCCCTCGACGATGAAGCGGATGTCGTGCGGCATCACGCCCTCCGGCTGGACGATCTCGCCCAGACCGTACCGCTCGAGGCGCGACGTCGAGATGACGAGCTCGCGCTCCGTGTCGCCCAGGTGGAGCGTGGGGCCGACGACCTCGATCGCCTGATCGAGCCTCCCCGGCTCGGCGATGGGATCGGACGCGTCGCCGTCGAGGGCGAGGCCACGGCGCCGCGCCGCGTACCAGAGCCAGGCGAGGTAGAGGCTGAGCGCCTGCGGCGCGTGCTCGGGCCCGCTGATCGGAAGGCTCACCGCGTACTTGCCCGATCCCGCGTACTCGGCGCTCGCACGTTCGTCCCGCACCCGCATCGGGAGCGAGTCCGCCACCTCGACCAGCAGGGCGATCACCTCGTGCGGCGGGTCGTCGGTCGTGAACGCCACCGACGTGGTCACGTGATGCGGTCCGGCAGGCTGGCTCAGATTCGTGAAGGACGCCCCCGACAGGGTCGAGTTCGGGATGATCTGGATGCCCGACCCGGTGTCGATGTGCACGGCTCGCCAGTTCACCTCGATCACGCGGCCCTGCACGCCCGCGGCATCCAGCCAGTCGCCGATCTTGAAGGGCTGCTCGAACAGGAGGAGGAGCCCCGAGATCACGCCGCCGACGGCGTTCTGCAGGGCGAGGCCGATCACGATCGACGTCACCCCGAGCGCAGCGATCAGTCCCGCGACATCCGCCTCCCACACCCATTGGAACAGCAGCGCGAGTCCGACGACCACGAGGATGAGCCGCGCGAGCTCGACGAAGATCGAGGGGATGCGCTCCTGCCAGCTGCCCGCCTTCGCGTTGGCGAAGAGTGCGACGTTGAAGGCGGACAGCACGAGGAGGATCAGGAGGAACCCCAGCACGGTCGCGACCACCCGCGCCCATACCTGGTCGGCATCCGACTGGAAGGCGAAGACCAGGAGGGCGAACAGCGCGGCCACGGGAACGATCCAGTTGCGCAGCAGCCGCACCGGACCGGCGGCGGGATTGCCGCGCCGAGTGAGCGCGCCGAGGATCTCGGTGAGGATCACCAGCGCGACCGGAACGGCGATCGCGATCGCGATCGCCCAGCCGAGCCAGCCGTCCTGGAACGGATCCATGACTACTCGATCCTCCACACGTCCTGCGGGGTGCCACGCAACTCGACGGTTCCCGCCGCCGTGAACGTCACGCTGTCCTGCAGTCGGTCGCGCACCGCCTGGCTCACGTAGATGCCGGGCTGCCCGGTCACGCTGCGCACGCGGTAGGCCAGGCTGACGGCATCGCCCCACAGGTCGTAGGCGAGGCTCGTCCGCGCGACCAGGCCGCTCGTGACCGTGCCGGTGTCGACGCCGGCGCGGATGTCGAGCTCGGTGCCGTTCTGCGAGTTGAACCGCTCCACGACCACGCGCATCTCGCGCGCGAAGTCGACCGCGCGGCGCACGTTGTCCACGCGCGGAACGATCAGGCCCGAGCTCGCGAGGTAGCCGCCGCGCAGCGTCCTCACCTTCTCGACACCGGCCTTCTGTGCGGCCTCGTCGAAGCCTCGCATGAGCGCGTTGAGCTGCGACGTCTCGCTCTCGCCGGAGAGCTCCTCGGAGTACTCCTCGAAGCCGACGAGCTCGGCGAAGACCACCGAGACGTTGTCGTGCTCCTCCGAGATCGTCTCCTCGCCCTCCCGGTAGCGCTTGGCCACCGTTTCGGGCATGAGCGTGAGCATGAGCTTCTGGTTCTCTACCTGCTGCGCGTCGATGAGGTCCTGCTTGATCCGCAGGCTCGACGCCATGTCGTTGAAGGCCGCCCCGAGGTCGCCGATCTCGTCGCGCGAGCCGATCGGCACCTGCACGGCGAGGTCTCCCCCCGCGACGCGTCGCACCGCGTCGACGAGCTTGCGGATCGGGCGCGTGAACACCTGCGCGAGCAGAAGCGAGAGCACGCTGACCGCGAGCACGATCCCCAGGAGCGACAGGACGAGCGTGCGGGTGAAGTCCGCGACGGGAGCGAAGGCCTCGGCGGTGGTGATCCGCGCGACCGCGACCCAGTTGAGGCCCTCGACCTCGACCGGAGTGTAGGCGGCGATGCTCTCGTCCCCGAGGTACGAGGTCGAGATGCCCGATCCGGTGCGACCCTTCAGCGCCTCGATCACGGGTGTCGTATTGATGGGCTGGAGGAGCACCGTGCCGCCCACGGCCACCACTCGCTCGGCGACGGCCGGCGGGGTGCCCGCCGAGACGGCCTTCTCGGCGTACTGGTCCGGGTGCTCGACGAGCTCGCGCGAGATGCTGCGCATCAGCTGGTCTTGACCGACGACGTAGACCTCGCCGGTATCGCCGAGGCCCTGCTCCTTCCACTGCTGGTCGCCGGTCATCGCATCGTTGATCGTGTCGAGCGGGATCTGTGCCGCGAGCACACCGGTGATGGTCGAGTCGTTGCCGATCGGCGACACCACCCACATCGTGGGGACGTTCAGCGACGGGATCCAGCGTTCGAAGTCGGTGGTCTCCACGACGTTGACACTGTTCGTCGCGACGACCGTACGGTAGGCGTCGGCCAGCAGCGAATCCTTGTACGGCCCGTCGAGCACATTGCTGCCGAGGTCCACGCCCTTGTAGGCCGAATAGACCACGTCGCCGTCGAGGTTGAGCATCAGCAGGTCTTCGTAGCCGACCTGCGAGACCAGCCGAGTGAGGTAGTCCCCGTATTGCGCCGCGGCGGCGGAGTACGGAGTGCCGTCGCCCCCGTCGTTCGTCGCGAGAGCCTCCTCGAAGTCCGCGAACTGCGCCGTGTAGTGATACTGCGCCCACTTGCCGGCGTTCGACTCGGGGATGAATGCGGTGGAGCTGTACGCATCCCCCGTTCTCGCCTCGAGCTCGGGGTTGAAGGTGTCGGCGTAGTACGCCTCGAGCTCGGCCTCCTGGGCAGGCGTGAGCTCCCGGTTCTGGAGGTCGTCCCACCCCGCGTTGAGCAGCCTGGAGGCCGTCTGCGCACTGAGGTTCCGCGAATCGAGGGCGACGCCCTTCTGCACGCCTTCGAGCGTGTGCTCCAGCTCGTGCACCCGCAGCTCGCGGATCGTGGTCAACTGGTCGATCGCGGACGCCTGCAGCGACTCGCGCCCGTTGATGTACCCGATGACGCCCACGATCACCGATGAGATGAGGCTCACCGAGAGCAGCATGATGAGAAGCTTCGACTGGATGCTCAGGCCCGCGCGCCGACGTCTGCGGTCGGCTTTCGGAGCGGACTTCGCGGCTTCCCGCTCGATCTCGTGCTCTCGCAGGCGCTCGGCCTCGGTGATGGGCGTGTGCTGTGGCGCACTGTCCGTCGTCGCGCTCACGCGTTAAGACCCCCCGGTCGACTTGCTCGTCACTCTAGCCACTCCCGAAACACTCGGGCAAGGAACGATCCGAGCACGCGCTTCGCCTCAGTCCGCCCCGCTCCTGTCCGACGGTCAGCTGCTCTTGCGCATCGCCCGGATGCCGGCCCACAGGCCGAGCGCCGCGAGCACGAGGGCGGCGATCCAGCCCCACAGCACCTCGATCGCGCCGAGGTCGCCCGCGAACAGGGCACGCTCGGCCTGCACGACCCAGTTGACCGGGTTCACGGCCGCGACCGCGCGCATCCAGGCGGGTCCGTCGTCGAGCGGCAGGAGCATCCCCGACAGGATCAGGAGCGGGAAGATCAGCGTCTGCTGCACGCCCCAGAACAGCCACTCGCGGTCCTTGGTCTTGAGCGCCAGCGTGTAGGACAGCGAGCCCAGCCCGACGCCGAACACGGCCAGCAGCGCGAGTCCGATCACGAGACCCGGCACGTTGATCGTGAAGCCGAAGGGCCACGCGATCAGCACGATGAGGAGGGCCTGCACGACGATCGGCGCGATCTCCTTCAGCGCGCGGCCGACCAGGAGCGACGATCGCGCGAGCGGCGCGACGAGCGTGCGCTCGTGGGAGCCCGTCATCATCTCGTACTGCAGGTTCGAGCCGGTCGCGCCGGTGCCGAACAGCACGATCATCACGAGCACGCCGGGCACGAACCACTGCAGCGTCTCCCCCACCGGCGCGCCGGACGAGCCGATCAGCAGCGGTGCGAACAGCCCGAGGAAGACGAGCGGCTGCACGAGGCTGAAGATCAGCGTGAACGGGTCGCGGACGACCGGCTTGAGCTCGCGCGTGAGCACGTTCCAGGTGTCGCGTGCCGGGTTGGCGCGCACGACCGTATCAGGCCGCGCATCGGTCTGTTCGATGGTCATCGCTGTGCTCCCGTCTTCGCCGCCTCGGCGGTGGGTGAATCGGATGCCGCGGGCGCGGCCGCCGGATCGAGTGGGCGCGCAGCGCCCTTATCGAGATCATCCGTCTCGTTCGTCGACTCTTCGTCCGACCCCTCGCCCGCCTCGCGGAGGGTGCGGCCGGTGAGCGCGAGGAAGACGTCGTCGAGGGTCGGCGGGACGCCGGTCGCACGGGTTACCTGGATCCCGGCCGCGTCGAGCGCCCGCACCGCGGCCGGCAGCAGGGCGTCGCCGTCGGGGGCCGTGAGACTGACGTCGACGTCGCCCTCGCGCCGCACCTCGCGATCGGTGAGGCCCTGCACGACGGAGACGGCGGCCGCGGCATCCGCCGGCGAAGCGAAACCGAGCGTGAGCAGGTCTCCGGCGAGATCGGCCTTGAGCCGAGAGGCCGTGTCGTCGGCGATGACCCGCCCCTTGTCCATGACCATGACGCGCTCCGCGTAGCGGTCGGCTTCTTCGAGGTAGTGCGTCGTGAGGAACACCGTCGTGCCGTAGGTGGCGCGCAGATCGAGGATGTGCTGCCACAGGTTCGCGCGGCTCTGCGGATCGAGTCCGGTCGAGGGTTCGTCGAGGAAGATGAGCGGCGGCGCGTGCATGAGCCCGAGCGCGACGTCGAGCCGCCGCTTCTGGCCGCCCGACAGCTGCTGCACCGAACGGGTCGCGAAGCCCGACAGGTCGAGCGACTCGATGAGCTCGTCGGCCCGCGAGCGCGATGCCGCCTTGGACATGCCGTAGAACGCGCCCTGGCTCAGCAGCTCGTCGCGGGCGCGCTGCGAGAAGCTGCCGCTCGTGAGCTGACCGACGTAGCCGATGCGCGCGCGCACGTCTGAGGGCTGCCGCAGGATGTCGAAGCCGACCACGCGGGCCGTGCCCGAGGTCGGCGGGATGAGGGTGGTGAGCATGCGCAGGCTGGTCGATTTGCCTGCGCCGTTGGGTCCCAGGAACGCGACGAGCTCGCCGCGCTGCACCTGGAACGTGAGGTCGGTGACCGCCTCGACGGTCTTCTTCTTGACGGAGAAACGCTTGGTCAGTCCCTGCGCCTCGATGATCGGTTCATTCGCCATGCAGCAAGGCTAGAAACGATTGCGGACAGATTCGGTCCGCGATCTGTGGGAATCTTCTCGCATGTCCGATACGACCACGCGAGCGCTGTCGCTGCTCAATCTGCTGCAGACCCACCGCCACTGGCCGGGGTCCGAGCTCGCCGACCGCCTCGGCGTGACCGAGCGCACGGTACGGCGCGACGTGGAGCGGCTGCGCGAGCTCGGCTACCGCATCGAGTCCATCTCGGGTTCGGCGGGCGGCTACCGCCTCGAAGCCGGCAGCGCCGTGCCTCCCCTGCTGCTCACCGACGAGGAGGCGGTGGCGATGGCGATCGGGCTGCGGGTCGCGGCATCCCAGCGTCTCGTCTCCGGCCCCGAGACCACCATCACGGCCCTCGCGAAGCTCGAGCAGGTGCTGCCGGCGCCCCTGCGGCGGCGCGTCAACGCGCTCGCCGAGACCGTGCAGCCGGCGGGTCTCAACGCGGGGGCGGCAGTGTCGAGCGACGTGCTCGGCGAGCTCGCCCTGGCCTGTCGCGACCACGAGCGCGTCCGGTTCACGTACACCGCGGCATCCGGCGATGTCACCGTGCGGCGCGTCGAGCCGCACTCCCTCGCCCCCGCCGATCGCCACTGGTACCTGCTGTGCTGGGACGTCGAGAAAGAGGATTGGCGCACCTTCCGGGTCGACCGGCTCACCGGCGTCGAGCACACGCGCGTGCTGTTCGAGCCGCGACCGCTGACCGCCGAGGAGGTCGAGGAGTTCATCTTCGTCGCACGATCGTGGGTGCGGCAGGCGGTCGAAGCGGATGCCGTGATGGACCTCCCTCTCGATGCGATGCGCGAGCTCTTCGGGCAGTGGGGGCAGGGCGCGTCGGACGAGGGCGACGGACGCACCCGGTGGCCGGTCGGCGGCGCGGACTTCCGCGAGACCATGTACGGGCTGACGTGGATCCCGGCCGGAGTCGAATACACCACCGACCTCGCGGCGCCCGCGCGCGACGAACTGCGCGAAGTGCTGGAGCGGATGCTGCGAGCGCTCGACGCTCCCCCGCCCGAGGTTCCGCCCGAGCGTGCCGCCGAGAGGGCGCGCGTCCCGCGGTAGGTCGCGCGCGGCATCCGTCCTCGCCGACGCGCGGCACTCGTCCTCGCCGACGCGCGGCATCCGTCTCGCCGACGCGCGGCACTTTCCTGCATGCGCTGCACATCGCGTTGCAGCGTTCGCCGGAAACTGCAGCGCTCGCGTCGATCGCACGGACGGTCTCTCGACCTCTGACACCGCGCGGCGATACCGTCGTCCCATGAGCGAAGACGCCCGCGACACCCTGGCCCGCGTCGAGCGCGAGGAGGCCGAGCTGGTGCTCCCGCGCTTCGATGTGACGGATGCCTGGACCCTCGGATCCCGGATGCGCGACGCCGCGGCATCCGCTCGCCTGCCGATCGTGATCGGCATCACCCTCGGTGAGGCGCGCGTCTTCCACGCCGCGCTGCCGGGATCGAGCGCCGACAACGACGCCTGGCTCGACCGCAAGACCCGCGTGGCGCGCCGGTACGGGCGGTCGTCGTACGGTGTCGGCCTGTCGTTCCGCGCCGTCGGCAAGGACTTCGATACCGATGCGCGACTCGATCCGATGCACTACGCCGCGCACGGCGGGGTGTTCCCCCTCACTGTTGCCGGGGTCGGCGTCGTCGGCACGGTCGGGGTCTCGGGGCTGCCGCAGGCCGATGACCACGCTTTCGTCGTCGAGCGTCTGCGGGCGTACCTCGACGGGCTCGATTGAGCGCCCTCCGTCACGTCGAGACTCACAGCGAAACCTCGGTTAACCGTCGTTTGCATCGGCGCGGATCGGGGCTAGTTTTGCCTCATCGCGGCGATCCGGGCGGTCCCGGGCACCGGCTCATACCGGAAGCGTTGCGGGTTCGACTCCCGCCGTCGCGTCCACTTCAGACAGCGCGCCGATCGACCGGCGCCCGACCAGCACCGAGAACGCTAGAGATCCCGAATCCTCCGAGCCGCCGCCTCGTGGATCCTCTCGGAGCGTTCGCGCGCCTCACG
This window of the Microbacterium sp. SSM24 genome carries:
- a CDS encoding adenylate/guanylate cyclase domain-containing protein, which produces MSATTDSAPQHTPITEAERLREHEIEREAAKSAPKADRRRRRAGLSIQSKLLIMLLSVSLISSVIVGVIGYINGRESLQASAIDQLTTIRELRVHELEHTLEGVQKGVALDSRNLSAQTASRLLNAGWDDLQNRELTPAQEAELEAYYADTFNPELEARTGDAYSSTAFIPESNAGKWAQYHYTAQFADFEEALATNDGGDGTPYSAAAAQYGDYLTRLVSQVGYEDLLMLNLDGDVVYSAYKGVDLGSNVLDGPYKDSLLADAYRTVVATNSVNVVETTDFERWIPSLNVPTMWVVSPIGNDSTITGVLAAQIPLDTINDAMTGDQQWKEQGLGDTGEVYVVGQDQLMRSISRELVEHPDQYAEKAVSAGTPPAVAERVVAVGGTVLLQPINTTPVIEALKGRTGSGISTSYLGDESIAAYTPVEVEGLNWVAVARITTAEAFAPVADFTRTLVLSLLGIVLAVSVLSLLLAQVFTRPIRKLVDAVRRVAGGDLAVQVPIGSRDEIGDLGAAFNDMASSLRIKQDLIDAQQVENQKLMLTLMPETVAKRYREGEETISEEHDNVSVVFAELVGFEEYSEELSGESETSQLNALMRGFDEAAQKAGVEKVRTLRGGYLASSGLIVPRVDNVRRAVDFAREMRVVVERFNSQNGTELDIRAGVDTGTVTSGLVARTSLAYDLWGDAVSLAYRVRSVTGQPGIYVSQAVRDRLQDSVTFTAAGTVELRGTPQDVWRIE
- a CDS encoding NAD(P)/FAD-dependent oxidoreductase; protein product: MTARVLVLGAGFGGLELTATLAAEFRGGLDITLIDRTEGFVFGFSKLDVMFGRTDAAHVRHSYVDLAAPGVRFVHADVTAVDATAKRVETTAGPFEADVLVIALGADYEVSRTHGLAEVGHEFYSEAGAFAARDVLAAFPGGDVVIGITAGPFKCPPAPSETALLLDEMLRDRGIRDSSTIALVMPFPRPIPPSPDASAALLDAFAERGIAWYPETSVRSLDADRKVAKLSDGTDLPFDLYLGVPVHRVPAVVEASGLTVDGWVPVDPLTLETPWPDVYAIGDCAAVGTPRAGVFAERQGATAARRIAARLRGGRGDDRYDGKGICYIEFGGDEVGVVEVEFFGGRPNGTLQGPSPTLAADKKEFGSSRVKRWFGRDWDPVGP
- a CDS encoding mechanosensitive ion channel domain-containing protein — its product is MDPFQDGWLGWAIAIAIAVPVALVILTEILGALTRRGNPAAGPVRLLRNWIVPVAALFALLVFAFQSDADQVWARVVATVLGFLLILLVLSAFNVALFANAKAGSWQERIPSIFVELARLILVVVGLALLFQWVWEADVAGLIAALGVTSIVIGLALQNAVGGVISGLLLLFEQPFKIGDWLDAAGVQGRVIEVNWRAVHIDTGSGIQIIPNSTLSGASFTNLSQPAGPHHVTTSVAFTTDDPPHEVIALLVEVADSLPMRVRDERASAEYAGSGKYAVSLPISGPEHAPQALSLYLAWLWYAARRRGLALDGDASDPIAEPGRLDQAIEVVGPTLHLGDTERELVISTSRLERYGLGEIVQPEGVMPHDIRFIVEGRVRLAVEVDGGRIEFATAEPGDYVGQTALTRERTLTTAIAADVLTVLVVPLATVDELVRSRPLLAQEIGQSIELKRRLAADALASAGLVRGTLGGG
- a CDS encoding YccF domain-containing protein; this translates as MRTILNIIWLVLSGFWMFLGYLLAGVILCILILTIPWGIASFRIGVFALWPFGRTIVEKPRSGVGSFLGNVVWVILAGWWLAIGHILTGVAMCITIIGIPLGIASFKLVPVSLMPLGKDIVRTDEAHALVRH
- a CDS encoding ABC transporter permease, with the translated sequence MTIEQTDARPDTVVRANPARDTWNVLTRELKPVVRDPFTLIFSLVQPLVFLGLFAPLLIGSSGAPVGETLQWFVPGVLVMIVLFGTGATGSNLQYEMMTGSHERTLVAPLARSSLLVGRALKEIAPIVVQALLIVLIAWPFGFTINVPGLVIGLALLAVFGVGLGSLSYTLALKTKDREWLFWGVQQTLIFPLLILSGMLLPLDDGPAWMRAVAAVNPVNWVVQAERALFAGDLGAIEVLWGWIAALVLAALGLWAGIRAMRKSS